The following proteins are co-located in the Deinococcus metallilatus genome:
- a CDS encoding WGxxGxxG-CTERM domain-containing protein, whose amino-acid sequence MNKALKTLTLTALLALPVSALAQTDTTGTPGTPGTTNTTTGTPGTDTTGTPGTSDTTTGTPGTDTTGAGTTDTTGAAGTTGTPGTDTTGAGTTDTTGAAGTPGTTDTTGTAGTTDTTTTGTTTTTNRNNGFDWGWLGLAGLIGLAGLSRGRRDVDTRTATTVRR is encoded by the coding sequence ATGAATAAGGCGCTGAAGACCCTGACCCTGACCGCTCTGCTGGCTCTGCCTGTGAGTGCCCTGGCTCAGACCGATACGACCGGAACCCCTGGGACGCCCGGTACGACCAATACCACCACCGGGACACCCGGTACGGATACGACTGGGACGCCTGGAACCAGCGATACCACCACCGGGACGCCCGGCACCGACACGACCGGAGCCGGAACCACGGACACCACGGGAGCAGCCGGGACCACCGGTACCCCTGGCACCGACACGACCGGGGCCGGAACCACGGATACCACGGGGGCAGCCGGGACGCCCGGCACGACGGACACGACCGGAACCGCCGGAACAACCGATACCACGACGACCGGGACCACCACCACGACGAACCGCAATAACGGCTTCGACTGGGGCTGGCTGGGCCTCGCCGGACTGATCGGCCTGGCTGGTCTGTCC
- the radA gene encoding DNA repair protein RadA, whose product MARVTTRYVCTSCGYQSAKPLGRCPNCQAWNSFEEEAPVVASGKTRGSLGGGYGGVTGGRLTPLSTVGRREEPRTRTGIAELDRVLGGGLVAGGVTLIGGEPGIGKSTLLLQVADRLARNGGAVLYVAGEESLEQIRLRADRLGVTAEIQLTRDTRAEHIAALMAEHKPALCIVDSIQTVTVEGDGTPGGLAQVREGTALLTRAAKETGTATVLVGHVTKEGTVAGPKVMEHIVDTTVFLETVGAFRLLRSVKNRFGQAGELGVFEMRGEGLVAVENPSAAFLAERPVGVPGSVVAATIDGQRPMLLEVQALAAKTPYPNPRRVVVGLDPRRVDVVLAVLERRLDLTLGGLDVYVNLAGGLKVPDPGLDLPVALAVYSAVVGRALPGNVAVFGEVGLAGEVRSTQGALRRAEEAARAGYLHLIVPPGLDGREGVRSVEEAVGLVWQPTP is encoded by the coding sequence ATGGCTAGGGTCACCACCCGGTACGTCTGCACCTCCTGCGGCTACCAGTCCGCCAAACCGCTGGGCCGCTGTCCCAACTGCCAGGCCTGGAACTCCTTCGAGGAGGAAGCGCCGGTCGTGGCGAGCGGCAAGACGCGGGGCAGCCTGGGCGGCGGTTACGGCGGCGTCACCGGGGGCCGCCTCACGCCCCTCTCGACGGTCGGGCGGCGCGAGGAACCCCGGACGCGCACGGGCATCGCGGAACTCGACCGGGTTCTGGGGGGCGGCCTGGTCGCGGGCGGCGTGACGCTGATCGGCGGCGAACCCGGCATCGGCAAGAGCACCCTGCTGCTTCAGGTGGCCGACAGGCTCGCCCGGAATGGCGGGGCCGTGCTGTACGTCGCGGGTGAGGAATCGCTGGAACAGATTCGCCTGCGGGCCGACCGTCTGGGCGTGACCGCCGAAATTCAACTCACCCGCGACACCCGCGCCGAACACATCGCCGCCCTGATGGCCGAACACAAACCCGCCCTGTGCATCGTGGACTCGATCCAGACCGTGACGGTGGAGGGGGACGGCACGCCCGGCGGTTTGGCCCAGGTCCGCGAGGGGACGGCCCTGCTGACCCGCGCGGCCAAGGAAACCGGGACGGCGACGGTCCTCGTCGGCCACGTCACCAAGGAGGGCACCGTCGCCGGGCCGAAGGTGATGGAACATATCGTGGATACCACGGTGTTTCTGGAGACGGTGGGCGCCTTTCGCCTGCTCAGGAGCGTGAAAAACCGCTTCGGTCAGGCCGGAGAACTCGGCGTGTTCGAGATGCGCGGCGAGGGCCTGGTCGCGGTGGAAAATCCCAGCGCCGCCTTCCTGGCCGAGCGGCCTGTGGGTGTGCCCGGCAGCGTCGTCGCCGCGACCATCGACGGGCAGCGGCCCATGTTGCTGGAAGTGCAGGCGCTGGCCGCCAAGACCCCCTACCCCAATCCGCGCCGCGTGGTGGTCGGCCTCGATCCCCGGCGAGTGGACGTGGTGCTGGCCGTGCTGGAGCGCCGTCTGGACCTCACGCTGGGGGGGCTGGACGTGTACGTCAACCTGGCTGGCGGGCTGAAGGTGCCGGACCCGGGCCTGGACCTCCCGGTCGCGCTGGCGGTGTACTCGGCGGTGGTCGGCCGGGCGTTGCCGGGCAACGTCGCCGTCTTCGGAGAGGTTGGCCTGGCAGGTGAGGTCCGCTCCACCCAGGGGGCGCTGCGCCGCGCCGAGGAGGCGGCCCGCGCCGGATACCTGCACCTGATCGTTCCTCCCGGCCTGGACGGACGCGAGGGTGTCCGCAGCGTGGAGGAGGCTGTGGGCCTGGTCTGGCAGCCGACCCCCTGA
- a CDS encoding DUF2087 domain-containing protein — MTKSIAAFQDEYGRITGWPSDRRRAHQLAILDYLTGLFEPGRRYGEDAVMAVLRDHSTLEEPALLLTELVDGDYLVTRDGDYWRADSRPNG; from the coding sequence ATGACCAAGAGCATCGCCGCCTTTCAGGACGAATACGGCCGCATCACCGGCTGGCCCTCCGACCGCCGCCGGGCGCATCAACTCGCCATCCTCGATTACCTCACCGGCCTCTTCGAGCCGGGCCGCCGCTACGGCGAGGACGCCGTGATGGCGGTGCTGCGCGACCACAGCACGCTGGAGGAACCGGCGCTCCTCCTGACCGAACTGGTGGACGGCGACTATCTCGTCACGCGAGACGGCGACTACTGGCGGGCAGACAGCAGGCCCAATGGCTAG
- a CDS encoding ATP-dependent Clp protease ATP-binding subunit — protein sequence MNRYDDRARLVFHYAREEGNRLGHAMVGPEHLLLGLMREGGTAATILTEFGASLDGLRRRVEEIIGRGEGNRLNDAPSITPRARRVMELASAEARSLGAQVTSTEHILLGIIREGDGVAFRILQELTKDVDTIRWRVLAQGDSSTGKAAKPVATPFLDEYGRDLTRQAREGKLDPVIGRSEEIRRVTQILTRRTKNNPVLIGDPGVGKTAIVEGLALAIHEKRTPPNLHGVRLVSLDLSGVVAGTKYRGEFEERLRQIIEELRNAKVMAFIDELHTLVGAGGAEGTLDAANILKPALSRGEIQVIGATTTGEYHRYIEKDAALERRFQPVIVLEPSPAETLQILRGLRPRYEEHHGVQIPDPALELAVRIGERSLPGRNFPDKAIDLIDEAASRVRLNMSVGLPVAETEDGEPMVTREDIESVINSMGGIYSDESAAQLSDLEEQLTDQVYGQPEAIKALSSALRRARVGLGGRTRVSASFLFVGPSGVGKTHLAKALARTLFGSERSLIRVDMSEFQESHSISKLIGSPPGYVGFEQGGRLTEAVRRQPFSVILLDEIEKAHPDVYNTFLQVLDDGRLTDGLGRTVDFRRTIIIMTSNTGFNVNPTVGFSPVTPDNNAPLRNIFTPEFLDRLDDVIRFRPLGEEELVRVAQQLMGEMREELTSRELNVTFDPAIAAWLVGKLKARSPKHAVGSSRQLRTLVREEIEDPLALELIGNAGEELRVVLGQDGIQFERGTTAPPQILA from the coding sequence ATGAACAGATACGACGACCGCGCCCGCCTCGTGTTCCACTACGCCCGTGAGGAAGGCAACCGGCTGGGCCACGCGATGGTCGGCCCCGAACATCTGCTGCTCGGCCTGATGCGCGAGGGCGGCACCGCCGCCACCATCCTGACCGAGTTCGGCGCTTCACTGGACGGCCTGCGCCGCCGCGTGGAAGAAATCATCGGCCGGGGCGAGGGCAACCGCCTGAACGACGCTCCCTCCATCACCCCCCGCGCCCGCCGCGTGATGGAACTCGCCTCCGCCGAGGCCCGCTCGCTCGGCGCCCAGGTGACCAGCACCGAGCACATCCTCCTGGGCATCATCCGCGAGGGAGACGGGGTGGCCTTCCGCATCCTGCAAGAGCTGACGAAGGACGTGGACACGATCCGCTGGCGCGTGCTGGCGCAGGGGGACAGCAGCACCGGCAAGGCCGCCAAGCCGGTCGCCACCCCCTTCCTCGACGAGTACGGCCGTGACCTCACCCGGCAGGCCCGCGAGGGCAAGCTCGACCCGGTGATCGGCCGCAGCGAGGAAATCCGCCGCGTCACCCAGATCCTGACCCGCCGCACCAAGAACAACCCGGTATTGATCGGTGACCCCGGCGTGGGCAAGACCGCCATCGTGGAGGGCCTCGCGCTCGCCATCCACGAGAAGCGCACGCCGCCCAACCTGCACGGCGTCCGCCTGGTCAGCCTCGACCTGTCGGGCGTGGTGGCCGGGACCAAGTACCGCGGCGAATTCGAGGAGCGGCTGCGCCAGATCATCGAGGAACTCCGCAATGCCAAGGTGATGGCCTTTATCGACGAGCTGCACACCCTGGTCGGGGCGGGCGGCGCGGAAGGGACGCTGGACGCGGCGAACATCCTCAAGCCTGCGCTGAGCAGGGGCGAGATTCAGGTGATCGGCGCGACCACCACCGGCGAATACCACCGCTACATCGAGAAGGACGCCGCCCTGGAACGCCGCTTCCAGCCGGTGATCGTGCTGGAACCCAGCCCGGCCGAGACGCTGCAAATCCTGCGCGGCCTGCGCCCCCGCTACGAGGAGCACCACGGCGTCCAGATTCCCGACCCGGCGCTCGAACTGGCAGTCCGCATCGGGGAACGCAGCCTCCCGGGCCGCAACTTTCCCGACAAGGCCATCGACCTGATCGACGAGGCCGCCAGCCGCGTCCGCCTGAACATGAGTGTCGGCCTGCCCGTCGCGGAGACCGAGGACGGCGAGCCGATGGTCACCCGCGAGGACATCGAGAGCGTGATCAACTCGATGGGCGGTATTTACTCCGACGAGTCGGCGGCGCAGCTCAGCGACCTCGAAGAGCAGCTCACCGATCAGGTGTACGGCCAGCCGGAGGCCATCAAGGCGCTGTCCAGCGCCCTGCGCCGCGCCCGGGTGGGCCTGGGCGGACGCACCCGCGTTTCGGCCAGCTTCCTCTTCGTCGGCCCCAGCGGCGTGGGCAAGACGCACCTCGCCAAGGCATTGGCCCGCACCCTCTTCGGCTCCGAGCGTTCGCTGATCCGGGTGGACATGAGCGAGTTTCAGGAATCGCACTCCATCTCCAAGCTGATCGGGTCCCCTCCCGGCTACGTGGGCTTCGAGCAGGGGGGCCGCCTGACCGAGGCCGTGCGCCGTCAGCCCTTCTCGGTGATCCTGCTCGACGAGATCGAAAAGGCGCACCCGGACGTGTACAACACCTTCCTGCAAGTGCTGGACGACGGCCGCCTGACCGACGGGCTGGGCCGCACGGTGGACTTCCGCCGCACCATCATCATCATGACCAGCAACACGGGCTTCAACGTGAATCCGACGGTGGGCTTCAGCCCGGTCACGCCCGACAACAACGCGCCGCTGCGGAACATCTTCACGCCCGAGTTCCTCGACCGCCTCGACGACGTGATCCGCTTCCGCCCGCTCGGCGAGGAGGAACTGGTGCGCGTCGCCCAGCAACTGATGGGGGAGATGCGCGAGGAACTCACCAGCCGCGAGCTGAACGTTACCTTCGACCCGGCCATCGCCGCCTGGCTGGTGGGCAAGCTCAAGGCCCGCAGCCCCAAGCACGCGGTCGGCAGCTCCCGCCAGCTCCGTACCCTGGTCCGCGAGGAGATCGAGGACCCGCTGGCCCTGGAACTGATCGGCAACGCGGGCGAGGAACTGCGCGTGGTGCTGGGCCAGGACGGCATCCAGTTCGAGCGCGGGACGACGGCACCGCCACAGATCCTGGCCTGA
- a CDS encoding S41 family peptidase, with translation MPTSRRARALALAFLTSLPAGASPATDLFGAATRAVQQQYYGWSTVDRTQLGEKYAAVLAEKCAPQGDACDYATGRAVLNDMFSELGDAHTNIRDAEGAERLAEVSQNRAVNRTGVRVVRVAGGLLVVSVMPGSPAEQAGLRRFDLLTGVNGQAAGKDVGGQNLPVGSNEFIRLERAGAPLNVTLRRAGQPDHPLTLPTARLQARDEPNLTWTGPDGKTALIDYPSFLASDSAALFLKSVAQAQAGGAAALVVDLRYNGGGSLQQCVAAASIFGPVVYKTREQGLSYTYAGLRGEPVFPFLARAAGPGWALWRGPLAVLVGPNTASCAEVFAYYAHRAGAVVVGEKTRGVGNSGVVFEPMPDGGVLSVTILRAYSEADEPLPAAITPDVAAPTDVSALTAQGRDTTLEAALTALRAPAAPAAGLRMGSGQTDAGGGGDASLSVGRR, from the coding sequence GTGCCTACAAGCCGCCGCGCCCGCGCCCTGGCCCTCGCGTTCCTCACCTCTCTTCCGGCGGGGGCGAGTCCCGCCACGGACCTGTTCGGGGCGGCCACCCGCGCCGTGCAGCAGCAGTACTACGGCTGGTCCACGGTGGACCGCACGCAACTTGGCGAAAAATACGCGGCGGTCCTGGCCGAGAAGTGTGCGCCGCAGGGGGACGCCTGCGACTACGCGACCGGCCGCGCCGTGCTGAACGACATGTTCAGCGAACTGGGCGACGCCCACACCAACATCCGCGACGCGGAGGGGGCCGAACGGCTGGCCGAGGTTTCCCAGAACCGGGCCGTGAATCGCACCGGCGTGCGGGTGGTGCGGGTGGCGGGCGGCCTGCTGGTCGTGTCGGTGATGCCGGGGAGTCCCGCCGAGCAGGCAGGTCTGCGCCGCTTCGACCTGCTCACCGGGGTGAATGGCCAGGCCGCCGGGAAGGACGTGGGCGGCCAGAACCTCCCGGTCGGCTCCAACGAGTTCATCCGGCTGGAACGCGCGGGAGCACCCCTGAACGTGACCCTGCGCCGGGCGGGCCAGCCCGACCACCCCCTGACGCTGCCCACCGCCCGCCTCCAGGCCCGCGACGAGCCGAACCTCACCTGGACCGGGCCGGACGGGAAGACCGCCCTGATCGACTACCCGTCCTTTCTGGCCAGTGACAGCGCCGCGCTGTTCCTGAAGAGCGTGGCCCAGGCGCAGGCGGGCGGCGCGGCGGCACTGGTCGTGGACCTGCGCTACAACGGCGGCGGCAGCCTGCAACAGTGCGTCGCGGCCGCCAGCATCTTCGGGCCGGTGGTGTACAAGACCCGCGAGCAGGGCCTCAGCTACACCTACGCGGGCCTGCGCGGCGAGCCGGTGTTCCCCTTCCTGGCGCGGGCGGCGGGGCCGGGCTGGGCCCTGTGGCGCGGCCCGCTGGCGGTGCTGGTCGGTCCGAACACCGCCTCCTGCGCGGAGGTCTTCGCGTACTACGCGCACAGAGCCGGGGCCGTCGTGGTGGGGGAGAAGACGCGCGGTGTGGGCAACAGCGGCGTCGTCTTCGAGCCGATGCCCGACGGCGGCGTGCTGTCCGTGACCATCCTGCGCGCCTACAGCGAAGCGGACGAACCGCTCCCGGCCGCCATCACGCCGGACGTGGCCGCCCCCACCGACGTGAGCGCCCTGACGGCCCAGGGCCGCGACACCACGCTGGAAGCGGCGCTGACCGCCCTGCGCGCCCCGGCGGCACCCGCGGCGGGCCTGCGAATGGGGTCCGGGCAGACAGACGCGGGCGGGGGCGGGGACGCTAGCCTGAGCGTGGGCAGAAGGTAA
- a CDS encoding fumarylacetoacetate hydrolase family protein, which yields MRLVRIEYGNAPRWGQVEGDTIHLTDGMGGEPTGETVPLEGARLLAPAEPTKIVCVGRNYLDHIKELGNDTGDLPSEPGIFLKGPNALAEPGGTVQYPDWTQNFHFEGELALVIGQQARDLRPDTALSAVLGYTCGLDLTARDLQKQDLQWFRAKAADRFCPLGPWLETDLDPTDLRVQTRVNGELRQDGRTSHMIFDVVQILTYLTRYVTLEPGDVVLTGTPEGVGALHRGDTVEVEVQGIGTLVTHIG from the coding sequence ATGCGTCTTGTCAGAATCGAATACGGCAATGCTCCCCGCTGGGGCCAGGTCGAGGGAGACACCATTCACCTCACGGACGGCATGGGGGGCGAGCCGACGGGGGAGACGGTGCCGCTCGAAGGCGCCCGGCTGCTCGCGCCCGCCGAGCCGACCAAGATCGTCTGCGTGGGCCGCAACTACCTGGACCACATCAAGGAACTCGGCAACGATACCGGCGACCTCCCCAGCGAACCCGGCATCTTCCTGAAGGGGCCGAACGCGCTGGCCGAACCCGGCGGCACCGTCCAGTATCCCGACTGGACCCAGAACTTTCACTTCGAGGGCGAACTGGCCCTGGTGATCGGGCAGCAGGCCCGCGACCTGAGGCCCGACACGGCTTTGAGTGCCGTCCTGGGCTATACCTGCGGCCTGGACCTCACCGCCCGCGACCTCCAGAAGCAAGACCTCCAGTGGTTCCGGGCCAAGGCCGCCGACCGCTTCTGCCCGCTCGGTCCCTGGCTCGAAACCGACCTCGACCCGACCGACCTGCGGGTGCAGACGCGCGTGAACGGCGAACTCCGCCAGGACGGGCGCACCAGCCACATGATCTTCGACGTGGTGCAGATTCTGACCTACCTCACCCGGTACGTGACCCTGGAACCCGGCGACGTGGTGCTGACCGGCACCCCCGAAGGCGTCGGCGCGCTGCACCGGGGCGATACCGTCGAGGTGGAGGTGCAGGGGATCGGGACGCTGGTGACCCACATCGGCTGA
- a CDS encoding aspartate aminotransferase family protein, giving the protein MTAPLPPGFIRAQDVLDERLGPAEVRTLDMRYGNEELLYGLDLLGLAGPFYRVTPWELEDEHGVRRINASGYAAVPFGDMPPVVTRFLQEYLEKNRAMGLPQQSSSPWRAALQTNLVRLLARELPSHADSQVFFCSSGTEAIEGALKFAKAWRPRAKFYISFSSGYHGKTLGSLSLTPNPEYQDIFRPLVPGALTSPYGDLDALTRLIRRLGPDNVVAVVVEPIQGEGGVNIPPPGFLRGVGDLCRRHGIVCIADEIQTGLGRTGHWFESAAQGLDADIVTLAKPLGGGMTAVGATIVRHAIYKKMLGGLSSKRHSNTFGGNSLAMAVGLKSLEYLIECDLPARSARLGAVGLERLRTVQRRYPRLLENVRGQGLLLAMQFKPMVGVPLPGVLKELVFEATAILALRELHVMGVMANLSLSSKRTVRLTPALDMPEEVFGRLFDRVDAFAERNPASRYLLTNTPPGITARLAKFAASKPKKRTESDG; this is encoded by the coding sequence ATGACCGCCCCCCTCCCCCCCGGTTTCATTCGCGCGCAGGACGTGCTGGACGAACGCCTCGGTCCCGCCGAAGTTAGGACGCTCGACATGCGCTACGGCAACGAGGAGTTGCTGTACGGCCTCGACCTGCTGGGGCTGGCCGGGCCTTTTTACCGCGTGACACCCTGGGAACTGGAAGACGAACATGGCGTGCGGCGCATCAACGCCTCGGGGTACGCCGCCGTGCCGTTCGGGGACATGCCGCCGGTGGTCACCCGCTTCTTGCAGGAGTACCTGGAGAAGAACCGGGCGATGGGCCTGCCGCAGCAGTCCAGTTCGCCCTGGCGGGCGGCCCTCCAGACCAATCTGGTGCGGCTGCTGGCGCGTGAACTGCCCTCCCATGCCGACTCGCAGGTCTTCTTCTGCTCCAGCGGCACCGAGGCCATCGAGGGGGCGCTCAAGTTCGCCAAGGCGTGGCGGCCGCGCGCCAAGTTCTACATCTCCTTTTCCAGTGGCTACCACGGCAAGACGCTGGGCAGCCTCAGCCTGACGCCGAATCCCGAGTACCAGGACATCTTCCGCCCGCTGGTGCCCGGCGCCCTGACCAGCCCCTACGGCGACCTGGACGCGCTGACGCGGCTGATCCGGCGGCTGGGGCCGGACAACGTGGTGGCGGTGGTGGTCGAGCCGATCCAGGGCGAGGGCGGCGTGAACATTCCCCCGCCCGGCTTCCTGCGCGGCGTGGGCGACCTGTGCCGCCGTCACGGCATCGTCTGTATCGCGGACGAGATTCAGACCGGCCTGGGCCGCACCGGACACTGGTTCGAGTCGGCGGCGCAGGGCCTCGACGCCGACATCGTCACCCTCGCCAAGCCGCTGGGCGGCGGGATGACGGCGGTGGGCGCGACCATCGTCCGGCACGCGATCTACAAGAAGATGCTGGGCGGGCTCAGCTCCAAGCGGCATTCCAACACCTTCGGCGGCAACTCGCTGGCGATGGCGGTCGGCCTGAAGTCGCTGGAATACCTGATCGAGTGTGACCTTCCCGCCCGCAGCGCCCGCCTCGGCGCGGTGGGGCTGGAGCGGCTGCGGACCGTGCAGCGGCGGTATCCCCGGTTACTGGAGAATGTGCGCGGCCAGGGCCTCCTGCTCGCCATGCAGTTCAAACCGATGGTCGGCGTGCCCCTCCCCGGCGTGCTGAAGGAACTGGTCTTCGAGGCCACCGCCATCCTCGCCCTGCGCGAACTGCACGTGATGGGCGTGATGGCGAACCTCAGCCTCAGTTCCAAGCGCACCGTGCGCCTCACCCCCGCCCTCGACATGCCGGAAGAGGTCTTCGGGCGCCTGTTTGACCGGGTGGACGCCTTTGCAGAGCGCAACCCCGCTTCCCGTTATCTGCTGACGAACACGCCGCCCGGCATCACCGCCCGGCTGGCGAAGTTCGCGGCGAGCAAGCCGAAGAAGCGGACGGAGAGCGACGGGTGA
- a CDS encoding acyl-CoA dehydrogenase family protein gives MTSPSRNPLELLGQIDLEALGRLSQKVDLPALLGTASRLSDGQLKQLSRLLDRGNRPPRALPEPDGDFYGQLDDLTEEQQVVRLRVRGFMEERVAPIMNEYWSRDEFPRHLIPELRALDLPRRVWNEDGTHKPDATLMEGLITLEFCRVDVSTAVFFGVHTGLAFASIALGGSAQQKAEWLPKMLDLEAIGAFGLTEPEGGSQVSQGMRTTCQRDGDTWILNGEKKWIGNSTFSDFTVIWARDVDTGEVRGFIVRAGTPGYRVQKIAGKIALRMVENGQITLEGCRVPESDRLQEVRGWRTTAEVLRLTRAGVAWQGVGCALGAYELALKYAQTREQFGKPIGAFQLIQNHLVHMLGNVTTTLSLCLRLSQMADAGLMRDEHAALAKVVTAARCRETVALARETFGGNGILLEYLVAKHFADTEAIYSYEGTNEINTLVVGRAVTGLSAFV, from the coding sequence ATGACCTCGCCTTCAAGAAATCCCCTGGAGCTGCTCGGGCAGATCGACCTGGAGGCGCTGGGGCGGCTGAGCCAGAAGGTGGACCTGCCCGCGCTGCTGGGAACCGCCTCGCGCCTGAGTGACGGGCAACTGAAGCAGCTCTCGCGGCTGCTGGACCGGGGCAACCGCCCGCCCAGGGCGTTGCCGGAGCCGGATGGCGACTTCTACGGGCAACTGGACGACCTCACAGAGGAGCAGCAGGTGGTCCGGCTCAGGGTGCGCGGCTTCATGGAGGAGCGGGTCGCGCCGATCATGAACGAGTACTGGAGTCGCGACGAGTTCCCGCGCCACCTGATTCCCGAACTGCGGGCGCTCGACCTGCCGCGCCGGGTCTGGAACGAGGACGGCACCCACAAGCCCGACGCGACGCTGATGGAGGGCCTGATTACGCTGGAATTCTGCCGGGTGGATGTCTCCACCGCCGTGTTCTTCGGCGTCCATACCGGCCTCGCGTTCGCCTCCATCGCCCTGGGCGGCTCGGCGCAGCAAAAAGCCGAGTGGCTGCCGAAAATGCTCGACCTGGAGGCCATCGGCGCCTTCGGGCTGACCGAACCGGAAGGCGGCTCGCAGGTCAGCCAGGGGATGCGGACCACCTGCCAGCGCGACGGTGACACCTGGATTCTGAACGGCGAGAAGAAGTGGATCGGGAACTCCACCTTCAGCGACTTCACCGTGATCTGGGCGCGCGACGTGGACACCGGGGAGGTGCGGGGCTTCATCGTGCGGGCGGGGACGCCGGGCTACCGCGTGCAAAAGATCGCGGGCAAGATCGCGCTGCGGATGGTGGAAAACGGACAGATCACGCTGGAAGGCTGCCGGGTGCCCGAGTCGGACCGTCTTCAGGAGGTGCGCGGCTGGCGGACGACCGCCGAGGTGCTGCGGCTCACGCGGGCGGGCGTGGCCTGGCAGGGCGTGGGCTGCGCGCTGGGGGCATACGAACTGGCGCTGAAGTACGCGCAGACCCGCGAGCAGTTCGGCAAGCCCATCGGCGCCTTTCAACTGATCCAGAACCACCTCGTTCACATGCTGGGCAACGTGACGACCACGCTCTCGCTGTGCCTGCGGCTCTCGCAGATGGCCGACGCGGGGCTGATGCGCGACGAGCACGCCGCGCTCGCCAAGGTGGTCACGGCGGCCCGCTGCCGCGAGACGGTGGCGCTGGCCCGGGAAACCTTCGGCGGCAACGGCATCCTGCTCGAGTACCTCGTCGCCAAGCACTTCGCGGACACCGAAGCGATCTATTCCTACGAGGGCACCAACGAGATCAACACGCTGGTGGTGGGCCGGGCAGTCACCGGGCTGAGCGCCTTCGTGTAG
- a CDS encoding MFS transporter, translating to MSHPPTLSPAARQARQLATTGLILGVFLAALESSVVATAMPSVIADLGGQRLYALPFAVYLLTSTVSSPLWGRASDVLGRRRLYLVGVVLFLLGSALCGLAQSMGWLVGARVLQGLGAGAVLPLTMTIVGETYQLSERGRVQAFISGVWGLSGLLGPLLGGWLTDTLSWRWTFYASLPFGLAAFLIALRHLHETGKPRPARLDWAGAALFTLGSGLTVWGLEGKAWLLVALGLLTLVAAVWVERRHPDPLLPMGALRQRTTAIAFAGNLLGGAAYFGVIAYLPLYAQGVGGGSATGAGAILTPMLVGWTLSSLLSAPLLTRVPLARLAQLGFLVLTVMFALLTLAVHQPLWVTSALGFVVGMGMGFAMLSLLLSAQEQAARSELGAVTSGVLFARQMGGALGVALMALLIGAGAIASGGPALAEGLGRAYLLAFGLVAAGFALSLALRPLRHGKAEVRG from the coding sequence ATGAGCCACCCGCCGACCCTCTCCCCCGCCGCCCGGCAGGCCCGTCAGCTCGCCACCACCGGCCTGATCCTGGGCGTGTTTCTGGCCGCGCTGGAATCGAGTGTGGTGGCGACAGCCATGCCCAGCGTGATCGCGGACCTGGGTGGGCAGCGTCTCTACGCGCTCCCCTTTGCGGTGTACCTGCTCACCAGCACCGTCAGCAGTCCGCTGTGGGGCCGCGCGTCGGACGTGCTGGGCAGGCGGCGGCTGTATCTGGTGGGCGTGGTGCTGTTTCTGCTGGGGAGCGCCCTGTGCGGCCTCGCGCAGAGCATGGGCTGGCTGGTGGGCGCGCGGGTCTTGCAGGGTCTGGGGGCGGGCGCGGTGCTGCCCCTCACGATGACCATCGTGGGGGAAACGTACCAGCTCAGCGAGCGCGGGCGGGTGCAGGCCTTTATCAGCGGGGTGTGGGGCCTGTCGGGGTTGCTGGGGCCGCTGCTGGGCGGCTGGCTGACCGACACGCTGTCGTGGCGCTGGACCTTTTACGCCAGCCTGCCGTTTGGACTCGCGGCCTTCTTGATCGCGCTGCGCCACCTGCATGAGACGGGCAAGCCGCGCCCCGCACGGCTGGACTGGGCGGGGGCGGCCCTCTTCACGCTGGGGAGCGGCCTGACCGTCTGGGGGCTGGAGGGCAAGGCGTGGCTGCTGGTCGCGCTGGGGCTGCTGACACTGGTGGCCGCCGTCTGGGTCGAGCGGCGGCACCCCGACCCCCTGCTGCCGATGGGGGCGCTGCGGCAACGCACCACCGCTATCGCCTTCGCGGGCAATCTGCTGGGCGGCGCGGCCTATTTCGGCGTGATCGCCTACCTGCCGCTGTACGCGCAGGGCGTGGGCGGCGGGAGCGCGACCGGTGCTGGCGCGATTCTCACGCCGATGCTGGTGGGATGGACCCTCAGCAGCCTGCTGAGCGCGCCGCTGCTGACGCGGGTGCCGCTGGCCCGGCTGGCGCAACTGGGCTTCCTGGTGCTGACGGTGATGTTCGCGCTGCTGACGCTGGCGGTGCATCAGCCGCTGTGGGTCACGTCCGCGCTGGGCTTCGTGGTCGGGATGGGGATGGGCTTCGCCATGCTGAGCCTGCTGCTCTCGGCGCAGGAGCAGGCGGCCCGCTCCGAACTCGGGGCCGTCACCAGCGGCGTGCTGTTCGCCCGGCAGATGGGCGGTGCGCTGGGCGTGGCGCTGATGGCCCTGCTGATCGGAGCCGGGGCCATCGCCTCGGGCGGTCCGGCGCTGGCCGAGGGGCTGGGGCGGGCCTACCTGCTGGCTTTCGGCCTGGTCGCGGCGGGATTCGCGCTGAGCCTGGCGCTCCGCCCCTTGAGGCATGGGAAGGCAGAGGTCCGGGGCTGA